Proteins encoded together in one Leucoraja erinacea ecotype New England chromosome 30, Leri_hhj_1, whole genome shotgun sequence window:
- the LOC129711738 gene encoding uncharacterized protein LOC129711738 isoform X2 has product MLQRTISAALSDAGDGTGQEMLHYCLPHIAHHFSRQLPKRNRAKFQVLLALFVSGFLLPQLSVLARPRSSRYCNQPLLHNLTTYIIFTFLMTGFTFLLTLMDPIPCKLRAAFHTFGVGSFLQGNHHSRALLPVPCAVCTECARYSVHRVPDPIPDDQRFPSWNAFNSRITRWKPPQTGRGLPVLLVHLTKALVNPTHE; this is encoded by the exons ATGCCGGGGACGGGACTGGACAGGAGATGCTGCATTACTGCCTGCCTCACATCGCCCACCACTTCAGCAGACAGCTGCCGAAACGCAACAGAGCAAAATT CCAAGTGCTGTTGGCCCTGTTTGTGAGCGGCTTCCTCTTGCCACAGTTGTCCGTGCTCGCTCG aCCGAGGTCATCGAGATATTGTAACCAGCCCCTCCTCCACAATCTGACCACTTACATCATCTTCACTTTCCTGATGACAG GATTCACTTTCCTTTTGACGCTGATGGATCCGATTCCCTGCAAGCTGAGAGCGGCCTTTCATACATTTGGAGTTGGATCATTTCTACAAG GCAATCACCACTCCAGAGCTCTACTACCTGTCccttgtgctgtctgtactgagtgtgCTCGCTACAG TGTTCATCGTGTTCCTGATCCCATTCCGGATGATCAACGGTTTCCATCCTGGAACGCTTTTAACTCCAGGATCACGCGCTGGAAACCGCCACAAACCGGTCGCGGGCTGCCCGTGCTGCTGGTACATTTAACGAAGGCATTGGTGAATCCCACACATGAATGA
- the LOC129711738 gene encoding uncharacterized protein LOC129711738 isoform X1, translating into MLQRTISAALSDAGDGTGQEMLHYCLPHIAHHFSRQLPKRNRAKFQVLLALFVSGFLLPQLSVLARPRSSRYCNQPLLHNLTTYIIFTFLMTGFTFLLTLMDPIPCKLRAAFHTFGVGSFLQGALTTSFTIAAPQCAITTPELYYLSLVLSVLSVLATVFIVFLIPFRMINGFHPGTLLTPGSRAGNRHKPVAGCPCCWYI; encoded by the exons ATGCCGGGGACGGGACTGGACAGGAGATGCTGCATTACTGCCTGCCTCACATCGCCCACCACTTCAGCAGACAGCTGCCGAAACGCAACAGAGCAAAATT CCAAGTGCTGTTGGCCCTGTTTGTGAGCGGCTTCCTCTTGCCACAGTTGTCCGTGCTCGCTCG aCCGAGGTCATCGAGATATTGTAACCAGCCCCTCCTCCACAATCTGACCACTTACATCATCTTCACTTTCCTGATGACAG GATTCACTTTCCTTTTGACGCTGATGGATCCGATTCCCTGCAAGCTGAGAGCGGCCTTTCATACATTTGGAGTTGGATCATTTCTACAAGGTGCCTTAACCACCTCATTCACCATTGCTGCCCCTCAGTGT GCAATCACCACTCCAGAGCTCTACTACCTGTCccttgtgctgtctgtactgagtgtgCTCGCTACAG TGTTCATCGTGTTCCTGATCCCATTCCGGATGATCAACGGTTTCCATCCTGGAACGCTTTTAACTCCAGGATCACGCGCTGGAAACCGCCACAAACCGGTCGCGGGCTGCCCGTGCTGCTGGTACATTTAA
- the LOC129711738 gene encoding uncharacterized protein LOC129711738 isoform X3, which translates to MLHYCLPHIAHHFSRQLPKRNRAKFQVLLALFVSGFLLPQLSVLARPRSSRYCNQPLLHNLTTYIIFTFLMTGFTFLLTLMDPIPCKLRAAFHTFGVGSFLQGALTTSFTIAAPQCAITTPELYYLSLVLSVLSVLATVFIVFLIPFRMINGFHPGTLLTPGSRAGNRHKPVAGCPCCWYI; encoded by the exons ATGCTGCATTACTGCCTGCCTCACATCGCCCACCACTTCAGCAGACAGCTGCCGAAACGCAACAGAGCAAAATT CCAAGTGCTGTTGGCCCTGTTTGTGAGCGGCTTCCTCTTGCCACAGTTGTCCGTGCTCGCTCG aCCGAGGTCATCGAGATATTGTAACCAGCCCCTCCTCCACAATCTGACCACTTACATCATCTTCACTTTCCTGATGACAG GATTCACTTTCCTTTTGACGCTGATGGATCCGATTCCCTGCAAGCTGAGAGCGGCCTTTCATACATTTGGAGTTGGATCATTTCTACAAGGTGCCTTAACCACCTCATTCACCATTGCTGCCCCTCAGTGT GCAATCACCACTCCAGAGCTCTACTACCTGTCccttgtgctgtctgtactgagtgtgCTCGCTACAG TGTTCATCGTGTTCCTGATCCCATTCCGGATGATCAACGGTTTCCATCCTGGAACGCTTTTAACTCCAGGATCACGCGCTGGAAACCGCCACAAACCGGTCGCGGGCTGCCCGTGCTGCTGGTACATTTAA